The following DNA comes from Halalkaliarchaeum sp. AArc-CO.
TGCTATCCTGTTCCAACTGGATCGGTTCGTGCGGAATCCCCGAGAGACAGAGATCCGCCAGGGAGACGGGCGGTATTCCCCCATCTCACAGCCAGTCTGCAAACGACTCCGAGGCTGCGGCGCGGTCGAGATATCTCCGTTTCGTCCCCCGAATCGCTTCCGGGAGTGTCTCCCCGCCGCGAACCCGAGACAGCACTCGGTCTCGTTGCCAGGAACTCGGCGTGGTTCCCAACCGCACACGGGCTTCGATCGGGTCGAGCAGCCAGTCGACGGTCGTCCCGTCGGTCCCCGAGGCTGCGAGGCCGCGACGGGCGTATTCGAGCAGCTCCTGACGGATGCGCCGCCGGTTTTCAGTGTACGTCCCGTCGGCGGCGACCCACGACAGCTCCGCCTCGGGACCGTCGTCGACGGCGGCGTAGAACGCGTCTCTCGCGTCACTCCAGGGGAGTTCCCCCAGCGGGTGATCCTCGATGACGAGTCCCCGCAACAGTCCGACCACGAGCGCCTGGAATGCGACGGTGTCCCGGACCGTCGGCTGGGTCGGCAGCGGGCGGTATTCGAGCCTGAGCGACGCCGTGTCGTTCCCGGGATCGGTCGGCTCTCCGTCTGCGCCGGTCGGGACGTCCCCGCCGACGACGCCACGGACCCACCGCCAGTACGTCCCGCGCTTGTGACGGTATTCGGGGATCCGGTCGGCGTATGGAACCGACTGTTCGGCTGTCGCGGCGCTGGCTGCCGGGAGGTCGTCGTACAGATGGGGGGCGTACGTGACGTCGGCGACCACCCTGGCGGGGAGGCGATCGAGACGTTCCAGGTCGTTTGGCACCCGCACTTTCCGTTTCTCGCCAGCGAGCCCGGCGTTGATCGCGTCTTCGAAGACGGGTATCCGGTGTTCGTGAGGTGCAGCCGCTAGGAGGCGTTCGACCGCCGAGGAGTCCTCGAGCGGCCGGTAGCAGTCGGCCGGTAGGAACGGGGAGTTCGTTGCAAGCGAGAGCACCGGCCCGAGCGTCCGAATCGCGAGGTCGTGATACCGGGGGAACGACGACGCGTTTGGCACCTGGAGGTGCGGCTGTATCGACGCCGTCAGCGACTCGATCAGAATCGACGGAACGGTCAGGTCGACACCCGGGACCGACAGTTCGATCTCGCCGTCGGCCCGGTTCCGGACCTCGTTGTCCAGGGCGTAGTATCGGGCGTCGGCGTGCATGTTCTGTGAGAGGAAGACGCCGTCGTGTTCGGTCCCCGACGAGAGATACGGACGAGTACCCTCGGCCGGCGGGACGGTCCACATCGAGTCCAGTGCGAGTCGACGGTCGTCGGGAAGCAGTTCCCGGGCGGTCGACACCAGCTCCCGGAGGCGTCGGGCCTGTCGACGCATTCCCGGCCCATCGAGCACGTCCGGCTCGGTGTTTAGCTCCAGGTTGTGGACGCCCAGCTCCGGGTTCGTGCCGTCGGCGCCGAAAAGCTCCGTCGGAACTCGAGTGAGCGTTCCGTCAGAAGTTGTCACGTACGCCTCGAGTTCGAGGCCGACCGAGAAGTCCGCGTTGTCGAGCCGCCCGGCGGCCAGATCGGCGGCGACGGCGTCGGCCTGAGTTTCGACCCGGTCGTCGAACTCTCGCCGGGTTTCCGGTGCGAGGGATTCGTGGACGGCTGCGGCGTACTCGTCGGGCGTCATCGAACTGGAATGGGGTTACTCTCTGGCGACGCGAACGCCTCTCAGTTCTCCTCGTCGTCCTTCAGGTCTGCGAGTTCGGACTCGACCTCGGCGTCGTCGAGTTCGGCCTCGAGATCTTCTTCGTCGAGTTCGTCCTCGAGCCCCTCGATCTCGGCGTCGACGTCGACGTCCGACGGCTCCTCCGGCTCCGCCGCCGTCTCTTTGCCCATCTCGGTTTTGATGGTTTCCAGCTCCGCGTCGACCTCGCTGTCCGTCGAGAGCGACTCGAGCTCCCGGTCGATGGCGTCTTTGTCCGACAGAGCGTCGTCGAACGCGCCCGTCTCCTGGAGTTCGTCCATCGCGGCCGCCCGGGCCTCCATCTCGTCGGTTCGCTCTTCTGCGCGTTCGATCGCCCGGCCGACGTCTTCCATCTCGTCGCCCACGCCGCTCATCGCCGAGGAGACCCGCGAGGAGGCCTCGGCGGCCTCGTAGCGCGCCTTCATGGTCTCTTTTTTCGTCCGGAACTCCTCGATGCGGTTCTGTAGCTCGTTTTTCTTCTCGACGAGGTTCTCCTGTGTCTGCTCGAGCTCGGCGATCTGTCCCTCCAGGTCCTCGATCTGTTGCATCTTGGATTTCTTCTTCTCGAGGGCCTTGCGGGCGAGGTCGTCCCTGTCCTGTTCGACGGCCTGTCGCGCCTGCTGGTTGTGCTTCTCGACGTTCTCCTCGAGCCGGCGCTTCTGGATCTCGAGGCGCTTTTTCTGGGTGGTGAGATCCGCGATCCCCTGTTTCACCTGCTGGAGTTCGTCGCGCATCTGCTCGTAGGAGTAGTCGAGAGTTTCCGTCGGATCCTCGGCCCGATTCAGGAGGGCGTTGATCTTCGACCGGACCACGTACGACATACGCGAGAGGATTCCCATAGCCCACAGTTGGCTCTGTAGGTCTTAAAACCCAGCAGGTCGGAGAGAACGGTCGGACCGGCCCGGCTCAGTCGGCGAACAGTTCGTCGACCGCGTCCTGGGCCGCTCTGGCCGCCTCGTCGACGACGGCCTCGGGGTCCGGGTCGGCGTCGTCGGGAACGTTCAGGTAGACGTCCACCTCCAGAACGCCGTCCTCGAACGTGACCGTCACGTCGAGATCGACGACCTCCGACTGTCGGTAGTTCTCGAAGACGACCTCCTCGGCGGCTTCCGCCGCGGTTTCGACGACTTCCGCGTCGGTCGGGCCACCGCCATCGGCTGCGGTGTTTGCGTCCGAGAGATCGTCCGAACCGTTCGCGTCTTCGGACATCGGTTTACGCGCCGCCGGCGCCGGGACCGCCCGGTCCGCCCATACCGCCGGCCGGACCGCCGCCCGCGCCGCCCTGCAGGAGCTGCTGGAGTTCTTCCTGCAGGCTCTCGAACTGCTGCTGGACGCGCTCTTCCTGTTTGTTCAGCTGCTCGACGCGAACTTCGAGGCTGTCGACCTTCTCTTCGAGATCGTCGGAGGCCGACTCGTAGTCGGTCTCGACCAGGATCTCGCCGACTTCGCGGTACATTCCGGCGTCCTCGTCGACGTCCTCGAGCGCGTCGAGTGCGGTCTGTGCATCGTTGAGGGCCGTTTCGGCCTGTCCTTTCTGCTGTGCGACCTTCTGTGCGGTCTCTTGAAGGTCCTGTAGCTCTTCGAGTTTCTCCTGCGCCTCCGGCGGCAGATTACCCTGCATGGACGGAGCGAAGCGGCCCGCACTGAAAAAGCCCCGTTTTTGTTTCCGTCAGAGGGGAAGCGCGACCGCGATCCCCTCGGCGATCGCCACCAGCGCTCCGACGTAGACGGCGGTTCCAGCCAGCGAGACGACCGAAAACCCCGCAGCCGACTGCCGGGACGCGGCCGCGGGAATCGTCATCGATCCGCGCGCGACCGGGAGGGTGTTCGAGACCGCGACGGCGGGCAGCCCCCACCGGTCGAACCAGCGCTCGGCACGCCGGAGGTGGCTTTCCTTCAGTCCCGTTCCCGAAAGCGTGTCGTACTCCATTCCGGCGTACCTGACGAGCCCGAAAAGCAGGAGCTGTCCGGCGGTTGCCCCCAGTATCGCGGCGGCCGCCACAGGCAGCAGCTCGAAGAGACTCGTACCGAGGACGAGCACGGACGCGACGAGAATCGCTCGCGTCGGGATCAACTTCCCCACCAGCGCTCCTTCCAGTGCGAAAACGAGAAACAGCACTCCCAGCCCGTAGCGGACGACGAACGCTGTGGTGAGTTCGGCTGCGAGTGTGAACACGTTCGGCTTTGGCTGCGAGCGTATATGGGCCTTCTGTCGAATCGTGCAGGAGACTGCCTGACACGGGTAGATCTGGCAATCAGGGGTTTTCAACGGCCGTCCATCTTCGACTGGTCGAGTCCCGGATGCCGTCCCGAAACGTGAAGCCAGTCCCGCAGGAAGCCGAGCAGGAACGGAACGCCGACGATCACGACGCCGACGGCGACGGCGTCGGTTCCGAGAATCGGCGACAGTGCGGCCGCCAGAAACGCCATCTGGGCGCCGGCGAGCAGTCGCGCGGGCGTCCTCTCGGGGAGTTCGTACACGGGCAGGCCACGGAGCCGCCGCAGGCGGACGCCGCCGACAAACGCGTAGCGGGCGAACCCGACAGAGAGGTACCACGCCGGAATTGCGCCGCCGAACACGCCGACGACGGTCGCGACCAGGATTCCGAGCGCGTCATACTCCGTGTCCAGTTGTGCTCCAAGCGCCGTAATCCGTCCGCGATGTCGAGCGAGTGCGCCGTCCCCCGCGTCCAGCAACGCGGCTACGCCGTAGCACACTGCTGGGAACCACCCGACCGTCGAGAGCCACCCCCCTCCGAACGCGAGGAACCCGGCAGTCCACGCGATCAGAATGCCCCGAAGAAGTGTAAGGAGGTTCGCCGCACCCAGATTCGGTGAAAGTCCCTCGGCGTCCGGACGGTGGTTCGCGGGGAGGCGGACGACGACCAGTCGGTACTCGACTGCGAGGACGACAAGCGCGATCGCGGCCCAGCCGAGCCAGGTGGCGCCGAACCCACTCCTGACCGCCCCGAGAGCGCCCACGCCTCCGGTCGCGATTCCCGCCGTCAGAAACCAGGCCGCGGTATGCTGTCGAAGCCTGGCGTGCGCGCTCTCGGCTGCGACGCGCGTCGGCGTGTTCACGGTCGTGAAACGGTTTGGTCCGACTTGAGTATGCGGTCGTCTGTGTTTGGGGGAAGTTCACACACGTTTCGAGCGCGCCTCGCGAACGTTTGCACCGTCCCGTACCTTGTCTTCACAGGAGGGACACACGCGGACGTCGTCGTAATGCGGCGGCGCAAACACTCGGACGTATCGCTCCGTGACGAACGAACCACAGTTCCTGCATTCCGGCATCGCAGTCGGCACTACGGAACCATCTGACGTATTATTTTGGGTGGTCTCGGCCGAAAATCACGATCTCGACCACCGAAACAATGGGAACTCTCGACAGGTTGTTAGCTGTTGTATCCGGCCTCCCAGGCCGACAGACACCCCGGAGCCGCAACCGCTTTGAGGTCGGCCCCACGTGGTTGGCCCATGCAGACGGTCGTCCTCGCCGCCGGGAAGGGAACGCGGATGCGTCCGCTGACCGAGAGCCGCCCGAAACCGATGCTTCCGGTCGCCGGATCGCCGCTCGTGGAACACACCGTCGACGCCGCAGTCGAGGCAGGTGCGAGTCGGCTCGTGATCGTCGTCGGCTATCGCGGCGATCTGATACGGGACCAGTTCGGCGACAGCTACCGCGGTGTGCCGATCGCGTACGCCGAGCAGCCGACCCAGCGTGGGACCGCCGACGCAGTCGCGCAGGCGGCATCCTCGCTCG
Coding sequences within:
- a CDS encoding PspA/IM30 family protein, with product MGILSRMSYVVRSKINALLNRAEDPTETLDYSYEQMRDELQQVKQGIADLTTQKKRLEIQKRRLEENVEKHNQQARQAVEQDRDDLARKALEKKKSKMQQIEDLEGQIAELEQTQENLVEKKNELQNRIEEFRTKKETMKARYEAAEASSRVSSAMSGVGDEMEDVGRAIERAEERTDEMEARAAAMDELQETGAFDDALSDKDAIDRELESLSTDSEVDAELETIKTEMGKETAAEPEEPSDVDVDAEIEGLEDELDEEDLEAELDDAEVESELADLKDDEEN
- a CDS encoding DUF3194 domain-containing protein, giving the protein MSEDANGSDDLSDANTAADGGGPTDAEVVETAAEAAEEVVFENYRQSEVVDLDVTVTFEDGVLEVDVYLNVPDDADPDPEAVVDEAARAAQDAVDELFAD
- a CDS encoding prefoldin subunit beta, with amino-acid sequence MQGNLPPEAQEKLEELQDLQETAQKVAQQKGQAETALNDAQTALDALEDVDEDAGMYREVGEILVETDYESASDDLEEKVDSLEVRVEQLNKQEERVQQQFESLQEELQQLLQGGAGGGPAGGMGGPGGPGAGGA
- a CDS encoding VTT domain-containing protein — translated: MFTLAAELTTAFVVRYGLGVLFLVFALEGALVGKLIPTRAILVASVLVLGTSLFELLPVAAAAILGATAGQLLLFGLVRYAGMEYDTLSGTGLKESHLRRAERWFDRWGLPAVAVSNTLPVARGSMTIPAAASRQSAAGFSVVSLAGTAVYVGALVAIAEGIAVALPL
- a CDS encoding CDP-alcohol phosphatidyltransferase family protein — encoded protein: MNTPTRVAAESAHARLRQHTAAWFLTAGIATGGVGALGAVRSGFGATWLGWAAIALVVLAVEYRLVVVRLPANHRPDAEGLSPNLGAANLLTLLRGILIAWTAGFLAFGGGWLSTVGWFPAVCYGVAALLDAGDGALARHRGRITALGAQLDTEYDALGILVATVVGVFGGAIPAWYLSVGFARYAFVGGVRLRRLRGLPVYELPERTPARLLAGAQMAFLAAALSPILGTDAVAVGVVIVGVPFLLGFLRDWLHVSGRHPGLDQSKMDGR